A single window of Pseudomonas lijiangensis DNA harbors:
- the rsmG gene encoding 16S rRNA (guanine(527)-N(7))-methyltransferase RsmG, whose amino-acid sequence MSSMVTPQHAQELSTGARELGVDLSEKQHGQLLAYLELLIKWNKAYNLTAVRNPDEMVSRHLLDSLSVVPFIEGPRWLDVGSGGGMPGIPLAIMFPEMKVSLLDSNGKKTRFQTQVKLELKLDNLEVIHSRAEAYQPDVPFTGIVSRAFSSLEDFTGWTRHMGDTDTRWLAMKGLHPTDELVALPADFHLDSAQALTVPGCQGQRHLLILRRTA is encoded by the coding sequence TTGAGTTCTATGGTTACTCCGCAGCATGCTCAGGAATTATCCACAGGTGCCCGGGAACTGGGTGTGGATCTGAGTGAAAAACAGCATGGCCAGTTGCTGGCTTACCTTGAGCTGTTGATAAAGTGGAACAAAGCCTACAACCTGACGGCTGTGCGCAATCCGGACGAGATGGTTTCGCGGCATTTGCTCGACAGCCTGAGCGTCGTACCCTTCATCGAAGGGCCACGCTGGCTGGACGTTGGTAGCGGTGGCGGAATGCCTGGCATTCCCTTGGCTATCATGTTTCCAGAGATGAAAGTTTCGCTTCTGGACAGCAATGGCAAGAAAACCCGGTTCCAGACTCAGGTCAAACTTGAGCTGAAACTCGACAACCTCGAAGTTATCCACAGCCGTGCAGAAGCTTATCAGCCAGATGTGCCGTTTACGGGGATTGTTTCCCGGGCATTCAGCAGTCTGGAAGACTTTACCGGGTGGACTCGCCACATGGGCGACACCGATACACGTTGGCTGGCAATGAAAGGGCTGCATCCGACCGATGAACTGGTAGCATTGCCGGCAGACTTTCATCTCGATAGCGCACAAGCCTTGACCGTTCCAGGTTGCCAAGGCCAACGCCATCTGCTGATACTGCGCCGCACGGCATGA
- a CDS encoding ParB/RepB/Spo0J family partition protein codes for MAVKKRGLGRGLDALLSSPTVSSLEEQAVKIDQRELQHVPLDLIQRGKYQPRRDMDPQALEELALSIKSQGVMQPIVIRPIGDNRYEIIAGERRWRASQQAGVETIPAMVREVSDENAIAMALIENIQREDLNPIEEAMALQRLQQEFQLTQQQVADAVGKSRVSVANLLRLIALPDVIKTMLSHGDLEMGHARALLGLPEERQVEGARHVVARGLTVRQTEALVRQWLSGKPAPVEAVKTDPDISRLEQRLAERLGSAVQIRHGQKGKGQLVIRYNSLDELQGVLAHIR; via the coding sequence ATGGCCGTCAAGAAACGAGGTCTCGGACGTGGGTTGGACGCACTTCTGAGCAGTCCAACCGTCAGTTCGCTGGAAGAACAGGCCGTCAAGATCGATCAGCGTGAGCTGCAGCATGTCCCTCTGGATCTGATCCAGCGTGGCAAGTACCAGCCGCGTCGCGATATGGATCCCCAGGCGCTTGAAGAACTTGCCCTGTCGATCAAGTCCCAGGGCGTGATGCAGCCGATCGTGATCCGTCCGATTGGCGACAACCGCTATGAAATCATCGCCGGTGAGCGTCGCTGGCGTGCCAGTCAGCAGGCAGGTGTAGAGACGATTCCGGCTATGGTCCGCGAAGTCTCGGATGAAAACGCCATCGCCATGGCGCTGATCGAGAACATCCAGCGCGAAGACCTGAACCCTATCGAAGAAGCGATGGCGTTGCAGCGCTTGCAGCAGGAGTTCCAACTGACTCAGCAGCAGGTCGCCGATGCGGTGGGCAAGTCGCGAGTCAGCGTGGCCAACCTGTTGCGTCTGATCGCCTTGCCGGACGTGATCAAGACCATGCTGTCCCACGGTGACCTGGAAATGGGTCATGCACGTGCATTGCTCGGTTTGCCCGAAGAAAGGCAGGTCGAAGGTGCGCGACATGTTGTCGCACGCGGCCTGACTGTGCGTCAGACCGAAGCCCTCGTCAGGCAGTGGCTCAGCGGCAAGCCTGCTCCTGTCGAGGCCGTCAAGACAGATCCCGATATCAGTCGGCTGGAACAGCGTCTCGCCGAGCGGCTGGGCTCTGCAGTCCAGATTCGTCATGGGCAGAAGGGAAAAGGGCAATTAGTCATCCGTTACAACTCGCTGGACGAGTTGCAAGGTGTGCTCGCTCACATTCGCTGA
- a CDS encoding ParA family protein, which translates to MAKVFAIANQKGGVGKTTTCINLAASLVATKRRVLLIDLDPQGNATMGSGVDKHTLENSVYDLLIGECDLAEAIQFSEHGGYQLLPANRDLTAAEVVLLEMQMKESRLRNALAPIRENYDYILIDCPPSLSMLTLNALVASDGVIIPMQCEYFALEGLSDLVDNIKRIAELLNPQLKIEGLLRTMYDPRLSLINDVSAQLKEHFGEQLYDTVIPRNIRLAEAPSFGMPVLAYDKASRGALAYLALAGELVRRQRRSSKAAQPT; encoded by the coding sequence ATGGCTAAGGTATTCGCGATAGCGAACCAGAAAGGTGGTGTGGGTAAAACCACCACCTGTATCAACCTCGCAGCGTCACTGGTTGCAACCAAGCGACGCGTGCTGTTGATCGATCTCGACCCTCAGGGCAACGCGACCATGGGCAGTGGTGTGGATAAACACACCCTGGAAAACTCGGTATACGACTTGCTGATCGGTGAATGCGATCTGGCCGAGGCGATACAGTTTTCCGAACATGGCGGTTATCAACTGCTGCCAGCCAACCGTGACCTTACGGCTGCCGAAGTGGTGTTGCTGGAAATGCAGATGAAGGAAAGCCGCTTGCGCAATGCGCTGGCGCCGATCCGGGAAAACTACGATTACATTCTCATCGACTGCCCGCCGTCGCTGTCGATGCTGACCCTCAATGCCCTGGTGGCTTCCGATGGGGTAATTATCCCCATGCAGTGCGAGTACTTTGCGCTGGAAGGTCTCAGCGACCTTGTGGATAACATCAAGCGCATCGCAGAACTGCTCAACCCTCAACTGAAAATCGAAGGGTTGTTGCGCACGATGTATGACCCGCGCCTGAGCCTGATCAACGATGTTTCCGCGCAGCTCAAGGAGCATTTCGGCGAACAGCTCTACGACACGGTCATTCCGCGCAACATCAGGCTCGCCGAGGCGCCGAGCTTCGGCATGCCGGTGCTGGCCTATGACAAGGCTTCCCGCGGTGCGCTGGCTTACCTGGCCCTGGCGGGTGAACTGGTACGTCGTCAACGTCGCAGCTCGAAAGCCGCGCAGCCAACCTAA
- a CDS encoding F0F1 ATP synthase subunit I: protein MESRMPDRLPFHRLAVFPVLLAQLIVLLLAALALMQWNGVVAGYSGLCGGLIAWLPNLYFAHKAFRFSGARAAQAIVRSFYAGEAGKLILTAVLFALTFAGVKPLAPLAVFGVFMLIQVVNWFAPLLMRTRLSRP, encoded by the coding sequence ATGGAATCACGCATGCCAGACCGCTTGCCGTTCCATCGGCTAGCGGTTTTTCCGGTATTGCTGGCTCAATTGATTGTCCTGCTGCTGGCCGCTCTGGCGCTCATGCAGTGGAATGGAGTCGTAGCGGGATACTCAGGGCTGTGTGGTGGCCTGATAGCGTGGCTGCCCAATTTGTACTTTGCTCACAAGGCTTTCCGGTTTTCCGGGGCCAGAGCAGCGCAAGCCATCGTCCGGTCATTTTATGCCGGCGAGGCAGGCAAACTGATTTTGACGGCAGTGCTTTTTGCATTGACGTTCGCAGGTGTGAAGCCATTGGCGCCGCTAGCTGTATTCGGCGTGTTCATGTTGATCCAGGTGGTCAACTGGTTCGCTCCCCTGCTAATGAGAACAAGACTTTCGAGACCTTAG